The stretch of DNA AGACATGGGTGATGCATTCGAGCAGTATCTCCTCACGGATCTCTGTGATGTGAGCGAAACAATTCAGCAGCGTTGCACTCAGCGGATAAAAGTAAGTTCCAGACGTCCGGAAAGATCTTCAGGGCCACTAATTTTTACGTTCTTGTCATCCACAGTATACGTGCTTTAGTGCCTCAGACAAGTATCTGGTGTTTGGTGCTACATCCGGGAGTCTCTATCTGTTCCAGCGCTCACCGTGCAAGTTCAGACACTTGATCCCCAATCGAACGACCTCCGTGACCCTCGTGAGTGTTTCCACGAGTGAAAAGTACGTTGCGCATGCTACGGCCTCAGGGGAGATTTTCCTTTCAGCGCTGGACAGTGAGGCTGCAATCCCCGAGAGGGCAGGGAAGGTGGACACGGGGAGGATCACGTACCTCCACTGGGCAAATGGGGATAAATGTTTGTACTTTGGGGATGATCGTGGGCGTGTGACGTGCGTGAGCATCTCAACCTTCATCCATCGCTCTCTGCTCAATATGCACACGCAGGAGATTCTCCTCTTGGGTGCCCCCGTGGTGCAAATTGACAGCTTCGACGTCCTCCTGCTGGTCACCACAACAGCTGGGAGCATAATGTGCAATACAGAGCGTGAGGAGTTCAAACGAATTGGGAATCAAGCTCGCAATGGAGCATGTGGAGCATGTTTTGTCGGTGTTCAACGGGAGGAATTCCTCTCGGGACGGATTTACTGTGCTCGCCCCAAGACTCGCTTCTGGGAAGTTCAATTTGATGGGAATGTGAAGCAAACAATAGACCTAAGGGATGCTCTGGCCATTCCACCAGCCCGAATTCGTCACAAAACCCCGGAGAATGCTTCAAGGGACTTCCCAGCGCAAATTCTGAGTTTTCAGCAAGTTCTGTGCATGGATAATAAGCTAATTGTAGCCCACACCCCATTGGGGATTTATATCTTCGATCCgaagaataattttgtacTGTGGAATGATGAATTTCCGGGGATTCACAGCATCCGGATCGTAGGGAATGCAATTTACGTTTTTCTCGACACAATGGAGGTGTTTGTGGTGCGCGTAGCCAAACTCTGTGATCATATTGTTGACACCCTGATGTTGGAAGACTTTCCCACATGCCTGGAGCTAATTGTACGGAATGAGTCGTACGTGAAGAATCACGTCAGGGTGCGGGATTCGCCGCAAATTGGGCGATTCCgtgattttttgtgtcaaaTGCACGAAGAGGAGGTTCTAAAGCTCATTGAGAGCATAATTTCAACCCCAAAGGTGGATTCGGTGCCCGTGGCTCATGACGAGGGGAAGTTTCCCCAGAAGAATATCAAGGATGTCATTGC from Lutzomyia longipalpis isolate SR_M1_2022 chromosome 1, ASM2433408v1 encodes:
- the LOC129787099 gene encoding BLOC-2 complex member HPS5 homolog, translated to MGDAFEQYLLTDLCDVSETIQQRCTQRIKYTCFSASDKYLVFGATSGSLYLFQRSPCKFRHLIPNRTTSVTLVSVSTSEKYVAHATASGEIFLSALDSEAAIPERAGKVDTGRITYLHWANGDKCLYFGDDRGRVTCVSISTFIHRSLLNMHTQEILLLGAPVVQIDSFDVLLLVTTTAGSIMCNTEREEFKRIGNQARNGACGACFVGVQREEFLSGRIYCARPKTRFWEVQFDGNVKQTIDLRDALAIPPARIRHKTPENASRDFPAQILSFQQVLCMDNKLIVAHTPLGIYIFDPKNNFVLWNDEFPGIHSIRIVGNAIYVFLDTMEVFVVRVAKLCDHIVDTLMLEDFPTCLELIVRNESYVKNHVRVRDSPQIGRFRDFLCQMHEEEVLKLIESIISTPKVDSVPVAHDEGKFPQKNIKDVIATVIKSKLGRNIKIGLNLLASFDAGQKHEAVPPENGHRAVFREIEEFSAPPDEEIVTRRMVLSRKTVPEMVYPRLTDEEKLLRNLYMIYKSSRIGNIRLVERYAEIFDRYTLAEISALLLKLQAVMVENGESEPEARRNCIGLYLDYVKPELIWEMEEKAQEFLLEGFIVVNEGDASPKCTNCSFPLISMSEGQHMDVGKILFQFLWSRQERQRCEDMAKRVPALLSLWCLYRSQEGPFEHMEDVLFASGSCAVFTKVSERFRGMQFGRVLYLLDQLLTHSTAWCPQCGAQADIESPPDNLPSFYTWNYLADVAAKCAGGRETLRELQKYQKNLPKNALMREFFLTCLQMP